A part of Candidatus Electrothrix aestuarii genomic DNA contains:
- a CDS encoding cobalamin-dependent protein (Presence of a B(12) (cobalamin)-binding domain implies dependence on cobalamin itself, in one of its several forms, or in some unusual lineages, dependence on a cobalamin-like analog.), whose amino-acid sequence MKFKLIYPRWPKLDRQTEFHLPPHGPVVFAAALPDYVEVDFIDENLEEINFDDPVDFVGISMMLTVQVKRGWEIADRYRKQGTKVIFGGIATMLHAEETMQHADAVFLGEAEGRMEQVLADFSKGDLQPCYDFLNKQPDIALVGPARRDILNRKLYNHKGVQMVDLVHASRGCRFNCYPCAVSYLGGRKFRPRPVDKVVEELSGIENNRLFLVDNSLAQDTEWEMNLFREMIPLKKNWCCHPIEDKPEVLDLAAQAGAWYVYQAVFDTSNYIKERIKRYHDHGIGVEGTILLGLDNHTEDFIKRLIDFLLEIELDLAEFTVLTPFPHTKAYTELHEQKRIISYDWDEYSADKVVYQPKHMSPERLQELLDYAWNTFYQEESQSIKMARLFKEVVKREMAGNTFVPRDRSLSGQSFGRTLQETS is encoded by the coding sequence ATGAAATTCAAACTGATCTACCCTAGATGGCCCAAGCTGGACAGGCAGACTGAATTCCACCTGCCACCGCATGGTCCTGTTGTTTTTGCTGCTGCCTTGCCTGATTATGTTGAGGTTGATTTTATCGATGAAAACCTGGAGGAAATTAATTTTGACGATCCAGTGGATTTTGTCGGTATCTCCATGATGCTCACCGTGCAGGTAAAACGAGGTTGGGAAATCGCAGACCGCTATCGCAAGCAGGGGACCAAGGTCATCTTTGGTGGAATAGCCACCATGCTCCATGCCGAAGAAACCATGCAGCATGCGGACGCTGTTTTTCTTGGCGAGGCCGAAGGGCGGATGGAACAGGTCTTGGCGGATTTTAGCAAGGGTGACCTTCAGCCTTGCTATGATTTTCTCAATAAGCAACCGGACATTGCCCTGGTAGGACCAGCCCGGCGGGATATCCTCAATCGGAAGTTGTATAATCATAAAGGCGTGCAGATGGTTGATCTGGTTCATGCCTCCCGAGGTTGCCGCTTCAATTGCTACCCCTGCGCGGTGTCTTATCTGGGGGGGAGAAAGTTCCGGCCCCGACCTGTGGATAAGGTAGTAGAGGAACTCAGCGGCATAGAGAATAATCGCCTCTTTCTTGTGGATAATTCCCTGGCTCAAGATACGGAATGGGAGATGAACCTGTTTCGGGAAATGATACCCTTGAAAAAAAACTGGTGTTGCCATCCCATTGAAGATAAACCTGAGGTTTTGGATTTAGCAGCCCAGGCCGGGGCTTGGTATGTATACCAGGCTGTTTTTGATACCTCGAATTATATTAAGGAGCGGATCAAGCGCTACCATGATCATGGTATAGGGGTGGAAGGAACTATCCTGCTGGGGTTGGATAATCACACAGAGGATTTCATAAAACGTCTCATTGATTTTCTTTTGGAAATCGAGCTGGATCTGGCCGAATTTACTGTTCTTACCCCCTTTCCGCACACCAAGGCCTACACCGAGCTCCATGAGCAAAAGCGTATCATCTCCTATGATTGGGATGAATACTCTGCCGATAAGGTAGTGTATCAACCTAAGCATATGTCACCGGAACGGCTGCAAGAGCTGCTTGATTATGCCTGGAATACTTTTTATCAGGAAGAAAGTCAATCCATCAAGATGGCCCGGCTCTTTAAAGAGGTCGTTAAACGGGAGATGGCTGGTAATACTTTTGTCCCCAGGGATCGGAGCCTGAGTGGACAATCCTTTGGCAGAACCTTGCAGGAAACTTCATGA
- a CDS encoding YbaB/EbfC family nucleoid-associated protein, giving the protein MNISDMMQQAKQFQEKIGSMQEELATKTVTGSAGGGMVSATMNGKGELVGLSIEPGIVNADEVDMLQDLVVAAVNDGARKAAELGKGEMSKLTGGLNIPGLS; this is encoded by the coding sequence ATGAATATCTCTGATATGATGCAACAGGCAAAGCAATTCCAGGAAAAAATTGGCTCCATGCAAGAGGAGTTGGCAACCAAAACCGTGACCGGTTCTGCTGGCGGTGGGATGGTGAGTGCCACTATGAATGGAAAGGGCGAGTTGGTGGGCCTTTCCATAGAGCCTGGTATCGTCAATGCGGACGAAGTGGACATGCTCCAGGACCTGGTTGTTGCTGCCGTCAATGACGGGGCTCGCAAAGCGGCTGAGTTGGGCAAGGGTGAGATGTCCAAACTGACTGGTGGCCTGAATATTCCCGGCCTTTCCTAA
- the dnaX gene encoding DNA polymerase III subunit gamma/tau: MSYLVLARKSRPQTFAQVVGQKAVVRTLQNGLVQNRVPHALIFSGVRGTGKTTLARIMAKALNCEKGEPPEPCNECRSCKEIMAGSSVDLHEVDGASNRGIQEIRELKENIRFMPTSSKFKIIIIDEVHMLTTEAFNALLKTLEEPPEHVYFMFATTELHKVPVTILSRCQRYELKRVSHAELSAHFASLAEQEGISIDESALNMVVREAGGSVRDGLSLLDQVFSYCGDNVTGEEVADVLGLVSHEVIADLARALLAKDIATALDCLEKVYSYGMDIKRFINELLAWFRNLVVCSVSKDPAALLDLPADELALLQEVAGTHSSQTLFMMFNLLLEGLEKAAFSPRPRFAVEMTFIRAVQVDDVVPVTDLLTRLDDVLAGVALPQQQVARQTMPSQQSSQIPQQVSQPGQGRGTIMPPPPSSSQAVPSAEVEKKKEPEPVIPPPQEPPPVEEQRPPEPDPPEKLVGATGRSPLPQDTGAPVSSGAHTKDVRKLWPGFVQYVQERVQWMAAALKSSSSVRLENGVLTVNYDDSADCMLLGNKENLVQLTEYAMDYFQEELEVTFKVPNSSACATDSNGAAAVRQERKKLANDALVLAAVDIFSGQVGDIRVGARFRGTLNEEKNDE; encoded by the coding sequence GTGTCCTACCTCGTCCTCGCCAGAAAATCCCGACCCCAGACCTTTGCTCAGGTGGTCGGCCAGAAAGCCGTTGTCCGTACCCTGCAAAACGGATTAGTACAGAACCGGGTGCCCCATGCCCTGATCTTCAGCGGGGTGCGTGGTACCGGTAAAACCACCCTTGCCCGCATCATGGCCAAGGCCCTGAATTGCGAAAAGGGAGAACCACCTGAACCCTGCAACGAATGTCGTTCCTGCAAGGAGATCATGGCAGGGAGTTCCGTTGATCTGCACGAGGTAGATGGTGCCTCCAACCGGGGTATTCAGGAGATCCGGGAGCTGAAGGAAAATATCCGTTTTATGCCCACCAGCTCCAAGTTCAAGATCATCATCATCGATGAGGTCCACATGCTCACCACCGAGGCCTTTAACGCCTTGCTCAAGACCCTTGAGGAGCCTCCTGAGCATGTCTATTTCATGTTTGCCACCACGGAATTGCACAAGGTGCCGGTGACCATTCTTTCCCGCTGTCAACGCTATGAGCTCAAGCGTGTTTCTCATGCGGAGCTGTCTGCCCATTTTGCCTCTTTAGCGGAGCAGGAGGGAATCAGCATTGATGAGTCAGCCCTGAACATGGTGGTCCGTGAGGCAGGAGGTTCGGTGCGCGATGGCCTTAGCCTGCTGGATCAGGTTTTTTCTTATTGCGGCGACAACGTTACTGGTGAGGAGGTAGCTGATGTGCTGGGCCTGGTCAGTCACGAGGTGATTGCCGACCTTGCCCGCGCCCTGCTCGCGAAAGATATTGCCACTGCCCTGGACTGTTTGGAGAAGGTCTATAGCTACGGCATGGACATCAAACGCTTTATCAATGAGCTGCTGGCTTGGTTCCGCAATCTGGTGGTGTGCAGCGTCAGCAAAGACCCTGCTGCCCTGCTTGATCTGCCTGCAGATGAGCTGGCTTTGTTGCAGGAGGTTGCTGGTACCCATTCCTCCCAAACTCTGTTCATGATGTTTAATCTCCTGCTTGAAGGGCTGGAAAAGGCTGCCTTTTCTCCTCGTCCCCGCTTTGCTGTGGAGATGACCTTTATCCGGGCCGTGCAGGTGGATGATGTGGTGCCGGTGACGGACCTGCTTACCCGCCTTGATGATGTGCTGGCTGGTGTGGCCTTGCCGCAACAGCAGGTTGCTCGGCAAACAATGCCGTCACAGCAGTCGTCGCAGATACCTCAGCAGGTTTCGCAGCCAGGGCAGGGCAGGGGGACGATAATGCCTCCACCGCCTTCATCTTCACAAGCTGTACCCTCTGCCGAGGTCGAAAAAAAAAAAGAACCTGAACCGGTAATCCCTCCTCCGCAAGAGCCTCCCCCTGTGGAGGAGCAGCGACCGCCGGAACCAGATCCACCCGAAAAATTAGTAGGGGCGACTGGCCGGTCGCCCCTACCTCAAGATACAGGTGCCCCGGTTTCATCAGGTGCGCATACAAAAGATGTGCGCAAGCTGTGGCCCGGTTTTGTCCAGTATGTGCAGGAGCGGGTTCAATGGATGGCTGCGGCCCTGAAAAGTTCTTCCTCTGTTCGTTTGGAAAACGGTGTCTTGACCGTGAATTATGATGATTCTGCGGACTGTATGCTGCTGGGGAATAAGGAGAACCTTGTGCAGCTGACTGAGTACGCAATGGATTATTTTCAGGAGGAGCTGGAGGTGACCTTTAAGGTGCCCAATTCTTCCGCCTGTGCCACAGATTCAAACGGTGCGGCAGCTGTTCGACAAGAGCGGAAAAAATTGGCCAATGATGCATTAGTCCTGGCAGCCGTGGATATTTTTAGTGGTCAGGTCGGGGATATTCGGGTTGGTGCTCGTTTCCGTGGAACTTTGAATGAGGAAAAAAATGACGAATAA
- a CDS encoding DNA cytosine methyltransferase has protein sequence MKSTLLLREDERSYGTRCSGALLKETPQSYRLIDLFAGAGGMSLGFSESFGQPFQSVWANDCNQFCVDTYNENFGSHCVAGDLAEILKDDQIRIPQADVVIGGPPCQGFSLLNKNRADDPRKELWRPFLQVVEQCGASVFVMENVPQLLGTFEHGEIVGMAQALGFKVYQEKLIAADYGVPQTRTRAFIIGCTFADPSMLFPPRKTHCNPNGKSKQLLLPFEKQEFLSSPQHWKTVRDAIKDLPPPEGTEIRETAPPLDLHFGRNPTELSRKRYRAIPQEGMNRFDLQRVAPELTPKCWIKKKSGGTDLFGRLWWDRPSVTIRTEFFKPEKGRYLHPEQHRPITHREAARFQSFPDSFRFTGSKIEIAKQIGNAVPPLLAARVADIVRVLLDSRVDT, from the coding sequence ATGAAAAGTACACTGCTGTTACGCGAAGACGAACGTTCCTATGGAACGCGCTGTTCTGGTGCCTTGCTCAAAGAAACCCCGCAGAGTTACCGGCTGATTGATCTCTTCGCCGGAGCTGGTGGCATGTCATTAGGGTTTTCCGAGTCCTTCGGACAGCCCTTTCAATCGGTTTGGGCGAATGACTGTAATCAGTTTTGTGTTGATACATATAATGAGAACTTCGGTTCGCACTGTGTTGCCGGTGATCTTGCGGAAATACTGAAAGACGATCAGATCAGGATTCCTCAAGCTGACGTGGTGATAGGAGGCCCTCCCTGCCAGGGCTTCAGTCTGTTGAACAAGAATCGGGCTGACGACCCTCGGAAGGAACTCTGGCGTCCTTTCTTGCAAGTTGTTGAGCAATGCGGGGCTTCAGTCTTTGTTATGGAGAACGTGCCACAGCTACTTGGTACCTTTGAACATGGGGAAATTGTCGGGATGGCGCAAGCCCTCGGCTTTAAAGTCTATCAGGAGAAGCTGATAGCTGCCGACTACGGTGTTCCACAGACTCGTACCAGGGCGTTTATCATCGGCTGTACTTTTGCAGATCCCTCAATGCTCTTTCCTCCGAGAAAAACGCATTGCAACCCGAACGGAAAGAGCAAGCAGCTGTTGCTGCCGTTTGAGAAGCAGGAATTTTTATCTTCTCCTCAACATTGGAAAACGGTACGAGATGCGATTAAGGATCTTCCTCCGCCTGAAGGGACGGAAATCAGAGAAACAGCTCCGCCGCTTGATTTGCATTTCGGAAGAAATCCTACCGAACTCAGCCGAAAAAGATACAGGGCTATTCCGCAGGAGGGAATGAACCGCTTTGATTTACAGCGAGTCGCTCCCGAATTAACTCCGAAATGCTGGATCAAGAAGAAATCCGGAGGTACGGATTTGTTTGGGCGGCTCTGGTGGGATCGACCTTCAGTGACGATACGGACAGAGTTTTTTAAGCCGGAAAAAGGTCGTTACCTGCACCCGGAGCAGCATCGCCCGATTACTCATCGGGAGGCGGCACGGTTTCAAAGTTTTCCAGACAGCTTTCGTTTTACCGGATCGAAAATTGAGATTGCCAAACAGATCGGCAACGCTGTTCCTCCATTGCTTGCGGCAAGGGTGGCTGATATAGTCAGGGTATTGCTGGACAGCAGGGTTGATACATGA
- a CDS encoding IS5 family transposase encodes MNKFIPSPSKTGRPRSYALREILNAIFYLVHTGCQWREIPHDFPKWTSVYYYFRKWKWDGTWFLVKQAIHTDLREEQGKNAEPSAVMIDSQSVKTAQMAETRGFDGNKKVKGRKRHVISDTLGFPLIVKVHDANLSDGKQSISIFQTLFLWFASIKMV; translated from the coding sequence ATTAATAAATTTATCCCCTCTCCTTCAAAAACCGGTAGGCCAAGATCTTATGCTCTCAGAGAAATTCTCAACGCAATTTTTTATTTGGTTCACACTGGGTGTCAATGGCGAGAAATTCCGCATGATTTCCCAAAGTGGACCAGCGTTTACTATTACTTTCGTAAATGGAAGTGGGATGGAACCTGGTTTCTCGTCAAGCAGGCAATTCACACGGACCTGCGAGAGGAACAAGGGAAAAACGCTGAGCCTTCTGCGGTTATGATTGATAGTCAATCCGTCAAAACTGCACAGATGGCTGAGACCCGAGGCTTTGACGGCAACAAGAAAGTAAAAGGACGAAAACGCCATGTAATTTCGGATACCCTTGGTTTCCCGCTAATTGTCAAAGTTCATGATGCCAACCTGTCAGATGGAAAGCAGTCTATCTCTATCTTTCAAACTCTTTTTTTGTGGTTTGCTTCCATTAAAATGGTTTAG
- a CDS encoding HNH endonuclease signature motif containing protein — protein sequence MKAEEIRKQLLELLIDFEDELRSDNLRQKVLSLVPCYHQLRDLGKSLIPAEEARSARDRILHYFLKYQGVVISGDELLVVSGIQEYARRIRELRVQFGWSIASGLTATQMAEENEFSLVDIDAAAMGTSDYILLSDEQDRDAAHRWNVANEIRRENISVRDRLLKYFRKNIGQKITGEELKYLARDKSEWARRVRELRTEYGWPIVTKNTGRPDLEVGVYLLEADRQSPKHDRRIPDPVQRNVLRRDDYKCTVCAWSHEEWNRSDPRHLELHHQKTHATGGGNTEDNLVTLCTVCHDDIHRKK from the coding sequence ATGAAAGCGGAAGAGATACGAAAACAGCTGCTGGAGTTGTTGATAGATTTTGAAGATGAATTGCGCTCTGATAACCTGCGGCAGAAGGTACTGTCCCTTGTTCCATGCTATCATCAGTTGCGCGACCTGGGGAAATCCCTCATTCCTGCTGAAGAGGCCCGCAGTGCCCGCGACAGGATACTGCATTATTTCTTGAAATACCAAGGAGTGGTCATCAGCGGAGATGAACTGCTTGTTGTCTCGGGCATTCAGGAATATGCTCGGAGGATACGTGAGTTGAGAGTCCAATTCGGCTGGTCGATAGCGAGCGGCCTGACAGCTACGCAGATGGCGGAAGAAAATGAGTTTTCTCTTGTAGATATTGATGCAGCAGCGATGGGGACTTCGGACTATATATTGCTTTCCGATGAGCAGGATAGGGATGCTGCTCATCGCTGGAATGTAGCGAACGAGATACGCAGGGAAAATATTTCTGTTCGTGATAGACTGTTGAAGTATTTCAGGAAGAATATCGGTCAGAAAATAACCGGCGAGGAATTGAAGTATCTTGCCAGGGATAAGTCGGAGTGGGCCAGAAGAGTGAGGGAGCTACGCACCGAGTACGGCTGGCCGATTGTTACTAAAAATACAGGACGCCCCGACCTTGAGGTCGGAGTTTATCTGCTGGAAGCTGATCGACAAAGTCCTAAACATGACCGCCGTATTCCCGATCCTGTTCAACGCAATGTCCTGCGGCGAGACGATTATAAATGCACTGTCTGCGCATGGTCGCATGAGGAATGGAACCGGTCCGACCCGCGTCACCTGGAACTCCATCACCAAAAAACACATGCAACAGGCGGAGGAAATACAGAAGACAATCTTGTCACGCTCTGCACTGTTTGTCATGATGATATCCATCGTAAAAAATAG
- a CDS encoding EamA family transporter yields MSPLKKYLILFAPVIFSTVAQLLLKQAVLKEWKSTAWLLTMGSSVVVYGLALALYSVALRYFPVSLASPVNTIACMLLVILGGTFFWNEPFGVRQALGTLLGVLSMLLILS; encoded by the coding sequence GTGAGTCCATTGAAAAAATATCTGATTCTCTTTGCCCCAGTGATTTTTTCCACTGTTGCTCAGCTCCTGCTGAAGCAGGCAGTCTTAAAGGAGTGGAAGAGTACGGCATGGCTGCTGACAATGGGGAGCAGCGTTGTGGTGTATGGTCTTGCTTTGGCCCTGTACTCGGTTGCTCTTCGATACTTTCCAGTCAGTTTGGCAAGTCCAGTGAATACCATTGCCTGTATGTTGCTGGTGATCTTAGGCGGTACGTTTTTTTGGAATGAACCCTTTGGCGTACGACAGGCTCTCGGGACATTGCTCGGGGTGCTCTCCATGCTGCTCATTCTTTCTTGA
- the recR gene encoding recombination mediator RecR: protein MQVIPPALERLITDLTRLPGIGQKTASRLALYLLRRPAAEALNLSASLAELHSSIRLCSSCFAFSENDPCRICEDARRNNRLVCVVEEPGDLLAIEKTGAFRGVYHILHGVLAPMEGIGPDELKIRELFQRVRSQGIEEILIATSSTVPGEATASYLIDHLSGLPVKVTRLACGIPMGMDIKYADEHTLSRAIESRQFIG from the coding sequence ATGCAGGTTATTCCTCCGGCACTGGAACGGCTGATTACCGATCTGACCCGCTTGCCGGGTATCGGGCAGAAGACTGCTTCCCGGCTGGCCCTTTATCTCTTGCGACGTCCTGCTGCTGAGGCCCTGAATCTCTCGGCGAGCCTAGCCGAGCTGCACTCCTCAATCCGTCTGTGCAGTAGCTGCTTTGCTTTTTCTGAGAACGATCCCTGTCGTATCTGTGAGGATGCCCGCCGCAATAACCGATTGGTCTGCGTGGTGGAGGAGCCCGGTGATCTGCTGGCCATTGAAAAAACCGGTGCCTTTCGCGGGGTGTATCATATCCTCCACGGGGTTTTGGCTCCTATGGAGGGCATCGGGCCGGATGAGCTCAAGATTCGTGAGCTTTTTCAGCGGGTACGAAGCCAGGGGATTGAGGAGATTCTGATCGCGACCAGCTCCACAGTGCCGGGCGAAGCTACTGCCTCCTACCTGATTGATCATTTGTCGGGTTTGCCGGTCAAGGTGACCCGCCTTGCCTGCGGGATACCTATGGGGATGGATATCAAGTATGCGGATGAACATACGCTCTCAAGAGCTATAGAATCCAGGCAGTTTATAGGGTGA
- a CDS encoding AMP-binding protein → MKGQDIEQIFRDLLTGPKHPDREYTRGDRTFGQVYALAAELQDLFAQLDHQNMPVCLAADDKAVIAAALLASLAGGPPLLLPYALSVGSLARMQEVTGFHLALTDTERELPSGVHDVRPQISTQPGKIRPLISPQAPVLPHAELLKIFTGGSTGAPKVWSKTGENIFGECLFHAQQYGVSEQDCIMATVPPWHIYGLLFSVVLPLVASATVLNETPSFPNEIVATVEQQQVTIFASVPAHYRVLRERDVNLRLAFSSAGMLEEKDNAAFCRFHPAGVIEVYGSTETGGIATRNRHQGEEFFTPFSTIDWKVVQERLAVRSPYISPDLPVDEQGFFLANDRVKAEDAQGFFLKGRSDAVVKVGGKRVDLDEITTLIKKEACVTDCITTALPEPGGRGQRIATLIQGEGINKEQIKKILENSLESYALPRLIKIVASLPVKQNGKYDWPALLRVLEEE, encoded by the coding sequence ATGAAGGGGCAGGACATTGAACAAATTTTTCGGGACTTGCTGACAGGCCCCAAACATCCTGACAGAGAGTACACTCGTGGCGACCGTACCTTTGGTCAAGTCTATGCTCTGGCAGCAGAACTGCAAGATCTCTTTGCTCAGCTTGATCATCAGAACATGCCTGTCTGTTTGGCGGCGGATGATAAGGCTGTTATAGCAGCAGCATTGTTGGCCTCTCTGGCGGGAGGGCCGCCCTTGCTCCTGCCCTATGCCCTTTCTGTAGGCAGCCTAGCTCGGATGCAGGAGGTCACAGGTTTCCATCTTGCCCTCACGGACACGGAGCGAGAGCTTCCCTCTGGAGTGCATGATGTGCGTCCGCAGATATCCACGCAACCTGGGAAAATCAGGCCACTCATTTCTCCCCAGGCTCCTGTCTTACCCCATGCTGAATTGCTGAAGATCTTTACAGGCGGCTCTACAGGGGCACCTAAGGTTTGGTCCAAGACCGGAGAAAATATCTTTGGCGAGTGCCTCTTCCATGCCCAGCAATATGGTGTTTCTGAGCAGGATTGTATCATGGCCACAGTCCCTCCCTGGCATATTTACGGGCTCTTGTTTTCTGTGGTGTTGCCCTTGGTTGCCTCAGCAACTGTGCTTAATGAAACGCCCTCCTTTCCCAACGAAATCGTGGCGACCGTAGAGCAACAGCAGGTCACTATCTTTGCCAGTGTACCTGCCCATTATCGAGTATTGCGAGAAAGGGATGTGAATCTGCGTCTGGCCTTTTCTTCTGCTGGCATGCTGGAAGAAAAAGATAATGCGGCCTTCTGTCGTTTTCATCCTGCGGGAGTGATAGAGGTCTATGGATCTACAGAAACTGGAGGTATTGCCACACGCAATAGGCATCAGGGCGAAGAGTTTTTTACGCCATTCTCAACTATTGACTGGAAGGTCGTTCAGGAGCGTCTGGCTGTACGATCACCCTATATCTCACCTGATCTACCTGTTGATGAGCAGGGGTTCTTTCTCGCCAATGACCGAGTCAAGGCGGAGGATGCTCAAGGATTTTTCCTCAAAGGAAGAAGCGATGCTGTGGTCAAGGTTGGTGGAAAACGGGTGGATCTTGATGAAATTACAACACTTATTAAAAAAGAAGCCTGTGTGACCGACTGCATAACTACTGCTCTGCCTGAGCCTGGTGGACGTGGTCAACGCATTGCCACCTTGATTCAGGGAGAGGGAATTAATAAGGAGCAGATCAAAAAGATACTTGAAAATTCGCTGGAGTCCTATGCTCTTCCCCGTCTGATCAAAATCGTGGCTTCCCTTCCTGTGAAGCAGAACGGAAAATACGACTGGCCTGCTCTTCTTCGAGTGCTTGAAGAAGAATGA
- the tadA gene encoding tRNA adenosine(34) deaminase TadA, which produces MKREEQEARDFYCMGKALDFAAYAATQEEVPVGAVLVDRDYEIIAGAGNNCIRAHDPTGHAEIHTLRSAADKLGNYRLPETTMYVTLEPCPMCAAAMIQARVERIVFGAIDSKGGGLQSLYTIGSDGKLNHRFAITGGVRAEECATLLKDFFRRRRKKG; this is translated from the coding sequence ATGAAAAGAGAGGAGCAGGAGGCACGGGATTTCTATTGTATGGGCAAGGCCCTTGATTTTGCCGCCTATGCCGCAACTCAGGAGGAGGTACCTGTGGGGGCGGTCCTGGTGGATCGGGATTATGAGATTATAGCCGGGGCAGGGAATAACTGCATTCGAGCCCATGATCCTACCGGTCATGCTGAGATCCATACCTTGCGGTCAGCGGCGGACAAGTTGGGTAATTACCGCCTGCCGGAAACCACCATGTACGTCACTCTGGAGCCCTGTCCCATGTGTGCGGCAGCCATGATCCAGGCTCGGGTGGAGCGTATCGTCTTTGGGGCTATCGATTCCAAGGGCGGAGGCCTGCAATCTTTATATACTATAGGCAGCGATGGGAAGCTGAATCATCGTTTTGCAATTACCGGAGGGGTCAGGGCCGAGGAATGTGCCACGCTTCTCAAGGATTTTTTTCGGCGGCGAAGAAAAAAAGGATGA
- a CDS encoding SPFH domain-containing protein, whose amino-acid sequence MLFAFVTLVSKILIILSVTGLIFNWIRGGIDEDSAILRFLPKKFGSVKLIGVFFIGLIILSLNSIFFYAEPGMSYLVQYPWGSQNSVLQPGFHPRWFGEVIPFKKFLTIAFVDEKTNKKTFSGTAPIQEIRFHDSVTATMKMTARFEMPNDDARFLPMAVAYRSQENLIYSTLIPTMQEAMRNAGRMYAAQEYIGGKGGDFENAVLDQIRNGIFLLDIQEETTYSGKENISDDEDRTIQQDQTMRVYVRKRLGPEGQELRKDGGETPLKKFGITLIQANVQDVDPDPGFKKKLLEQREAAAQVAIERQNARKEEERKKRIIAQGEAEKAEKRIELEKAQIERVIAAETKAKEAQQEQNQRVTSAETLKKESMIEKERKEVELKTAKLEAQRIEALAEAESNKRRKLMQADNALEKRLEAFVEVSKAYAAALQGKQLVPGGS is encoded by the coding sequence ATGCTCTTTGCCTTTGTGACGCTCGTCAGTAAGATTCTTATTATTCTCAGTGTAACCGGGTTGATTTTTAACTGGATACGGGGAGGTATTGATGAAGATTCTGCCATCCTTCGGTTTCTTCCTAAGAAGTTCGGTAGCGTAAAATTGATCGGTGTTTTTTTCATCGGGTTGATTATCCTTTCCTTAAATTCTATCTTTTTCTATGCCGAGCCAGGCATGAGTTATCTTGTTCAATATCCTTGGGGATCGCAGAACTCCGTTCTACAACCTGGCTTTCATCCCCGATGGTTCGGTGAAGTCATACCGTTTAAGAAGTTTTTGACCATCGCCTTTGTTGATGAGAAGACCAATAAAAAGACTTTCTCCGGGACAGCTCCGATTCAGGAGATCCGTTTTCACGACTCGGTGACGGCAACAATGAAGATGACTGCCCGTTTCGAGATGCCCAATGATGACGCCCGCTTTCTGCCTATGGCGGTCGCCTACCGAAGCCAGGAGAATCTGATCTATTCCACCCTGATCCCGACTATGCAGGAGGCCATGCGGAACGCCGGACGGATGTATGCGGCCCAGGAGTATATTGGAGGGAAGGGCGGTGATTTTGAGAACGCGGTTCTTGATCAGATTCGTAACGGGATTTTTCTCCTTGATATTCAGGAGGAAACCACCTATTCCGGCAAAGAGAACATCAGCGATGATGAAGATCGGACCATTCAGCAGGATCAGACCATGCGGGTCTATGTCCGCAAGAGACTGGGGCCGGAAGGACAGGAGCTGCGCAAGGATGGCGGCGAAACTCCGCTGAAGAAATTTGGCATCACCCTTATTCAAGCCAATGTGCAGGATGTTGATCCAGATCCCGGCTTTAAAAAGAAGTTGCTTGAGCAACGGGAGGCAGCAGCCCAGGTGGCCATAGAGCGGCAGAATGCCCGTAAAGAAGAAGAACGCAAGAAGCGCATTATTGCCCAGGGTGAGGCGGAAAAGGCCGAGAAGCGGATTGAGCTGGAAAAGGCCCAGATTGAGCGGGTTATCGCGGCAGAGACCAAGGCCAAAGAGGCCCAGCAGGAGCAGAACCAGCGCGTCACCTCTGCCGAGACCCTGAAAAAAGAGTCGATGATTGAAAAGGAACGCAAGGAAGTGGAATTGAAGACCGCCAAGCTGGAGGCCCAGCGCATCGAGGCCCTTGCAGAGGCCGAGTCCAATAAACGGCGCAAGCTCATGCAGGCGGATAATGCCCTGGAAAAACGCCTGGAGGCCTTTGTTGAGGTATCCAAGGCCTATGCCGCAGCCTTGCAGGGTAAGCAGCTGGTTCCTGGAGGGTCATAA